In Mycolicibacterium mucogenicum DSM 44124, the following are encoded in one genomic region:
- a CDS encoding S1 family peptidase codes for MAIALVITSVGVPAHADAPVPLGGGSGIVVDGDTFCTLTTIGHDNRGKLVGFTSAHCGGPGHEVAAEGAENRGTLGVMVAGSQPLDYAVIEFDPAKVQPLNNVNGFQIDGIGPDPAFGQVACKLGRTTGYTCGVTWGPGQDPGTIVDQVCGQPGDSGAPVTVNNKLVGMIHGAFSDDLPTCVVKYVPLHTPAVTVSINAVIADLDAKSRPGAGYVPIA; via the coding sequence TGGCCATTGCTCTGGTCATCACGTCGGTCGGGGTGCCGGCCCACGCGGACGCACCGGTGCCGCTGGGCGGTGGCTCCGGCATCGTCGTTGACGGTGACACGTTCTGCACCCTGACCACCATCGGTCATGACAACCGCGGCAAGCTCGTCGGCTTCACGTCGGCGCACTGCGGCGGTCCCGGCCACGAGGTGGCGGCCGAGGGCGCCGAGAACCGGGGCACGCTGGGCGTCATGGTGGCCGGCAGCCAGCCGCTGGACTACGCCGTCATCGAGTTCGACCCGGCCAAGGTGCAGCCCCTCAACAACGTCAACGGCTTCCAGATCGACGGCATCGGCCCGGACCCGGCCTTCGGCCAGGTGGCGTGCAAGCTGGGCCGCACCACCGGCTACACCTGCGGTGTCACCTGGGGTCCCGGGCAGGACCCGGGCACCATCGTGGACCAGGTGTGTGGCCAGCCGGGCGATTCGGGCGCGCCGGTGACCGTCAACAACAAACTGGTCGGCATGATCCACGGCGCGTTCAGCGACGACCTGCCGACGTGCGTCGTCAAGTACGTGCCGCTGCACACCCCGGCCGTGACGGTGTCGATCAACGCGGTGATCGCCGATCTCGACGCCAAGAGCCGGCCCGGCGCGGGTTACGTGCCCATCGCCTGA